One Myxococcus xanthus DNA segment encodes these proteins:
- the agmC gene encoding adventurous gliding motility protein AgmC, giving the protein MRTNALTKVLMVAVGLWALPALPGPDTYLVGNGQDGARNIGGGSGGTVINNYAQVLEPLAPGDTTLKTSLATITSQSGSNVPDFNGPGGGTDGDLVMIIQTTGLVPAAAVGSAAPISLEGSAVGRWELARITNVNRSVEDELTLTLDRPLKYSYAADVTQVVRVPEYTALTLTNNAVVRAGNWDPETYTGGVLAFLATGAVTLGTGSKLSAKGAGFHGGTYVADIAVDGNDQPIKGCPASGRPDSTRAFSGEGLNAAANSPRGVDNVANGGGGGVCLRAGGGGGGNAGAGGRGGSSDSASDEGRGAAAGQGGAALNASPLMQLLMGGGGGAGHGRSASPTPRGGHGGGIIFVRAQSLSGGMLDASGDAGVASNEDGAGGGGAGGTIHARFLHATPCGASNFLDVRGGAGGATTHGGEGLRGPGGGGGGGRVLFQSRNTATCAVNVASGVAGLAVAGNHHDAVPGNSSFPYAGTATLMGTEFVAPAQPTITVPAGSIVTNNPLPTLSGISTANSEVVIYALEGGVVSGVEYGRGVVGSNGSFSLTLSRPLQTGEITHLVAVTEAQGLQGAPSASRAFTVDTEAPDTYFAENGVPASPSRLSSVSFTFASNELTGITYQCQVVSGIGTTAPSTGWEPCDSPYTTTTTLTDGLTYTMWVRAHDAAGNRDPTPARYSWLVDWTRPETEFAANGTPGGASNVVNPVFRFTTEANATFECILVPPGATTAPLETDSRWAACTNPYVAPTRSDNTANTLWVRAVDAAGNVDDTPATYSWTVDLRDPDTEFTGTLPEPVNNLESVTFTFSSNESNVIFECSLNGAGFSPCTSGSSIATTELEASFTLLVRAKDPANNVDKTPARYDWRTDKVRPDTVLHTTMGSLSNALQAGFDFNSPDADVVGFECILASPSTAPMPDEEDARWAGCAASYLTPELTHNTTYRLWVRAVDAAGNVDGMPASHEWRVDLEPPDTELTAPLPAPVNNQTSVPFTFSSNDPQATFECSLNGAPFATCTSGIIVQTPGADAPFRFLVRARDTAGNVDPTPAAYSWRTDKVRPDTVLHTTMGSLSNALQAGFDFNSPDADVVGFECILASPSTAPMPDEEDARWAGCAASYLTPELTHNTTYRLWVRAVDAAGNVDGMPASHEWRVDLEPPDTELTAPLPAPVNNQTSVPFTFSSNDPQATFECSLNGAPFATCTSGIIVQTPGADAPFRFLVRARDTAGNVDPTPAAYSWRTDKVRPDTQVVALVDSPSNALRARFNLSSPDTDVVGFQCILVRPSSTTMPEEDDEDWEACGASHLTSELITSTYTLWARAVDAAGNVDATPAGATWTVDRDPPDTVITSKPDALTGEPTTAFAFRGGDNDTDVVGFECSYDGRDFLPCESPFALPNPPGIPVYAEGDHSMLIRAVDAAGNRDETPANHIWRLVVGDPVTYFQTAPPTVTRQTSASFSFTSNLTTVIYACQLDDEPREEDCATSESPTKPYTGLAEGGHTLRVWARGGGREASSPSVYNWTVDLTGPVAPVINVPAQNDVYFNVQWPQFSGRVSERGTFIIKMDGDIVGTFQVSEQSLSWSFESPVQLADGPHVLAVSLTDAVGNDGAEAFRTFTVDATKPETRLTAAPPHLTNQPRAVFQFESNEVGTTFECSLDGGAFASCTGPNSHEVTVGDALHTFAVRAVDRAGNVADVQGAHEWRVDSVAPTTNIIEMPVADTNVARAVFRFESDESFVNFECSIDGAAFDNCPPAYTWDGVPEGEHRIEVRARDEAGNVDATPAVHVWRLDTTPPLVPVVSSPAPEAVVGSLTPTFQGSAEPGSEVLLFVDGLDFGSARVEPTGQWRLTLTRAISEGDHRFSALARDAAGNESERSAESAFKVDPSINIIRAVSSRGGGLSCAAGGRGSAPLLLLGWGVLVLMAARRRRV; this is encoded by the coding sequence ATGAGAACGAATGCTCTGACGAAGGTGCTGATGGTGGCTGTGGGGCTCTGGGCCCTGCCGGCCCTGCCGGGCCCGGATACCTATCTGGTGGGGAATGGCCAGGATGGCGCCCGGAATATCGGCGGCGGGTCGGGTGGCACGGTCATCAACAACTACGCCCAGGTCCTGGAGCCGCTGGCGCCAGGGGACACGACCCTCAAGACGTCACTTGCGACCATCACCTCCCAGTCGGGGTCCAACGTCCCCGACTTCAATGGGCCTGGGGGAGGCACCGACGGCGACCTGGTGATGATCATCCAGACGACTGGCTTGGTTCCCGCAGCGGCCGTTGGGAGCGCCGCGCCCATCAGTCTCGAGGGAAGCGCGGTGGGGCGGTGGGAACTGGCACGAATCACCAACGTCAACCGCAGCGTGGAGGATGAGCTCACGCTGACGTTGGACCGGCCGCTGAAGTACTCCTACGCTGCGGACGTGACCCAGGTGGTCCGGGTGCCGGAGTACACGGCGCTGACGCTCACCAACAACGCGGTCGTTCGCGCCGGGAACTGGGACCCCGAAACGTACACCGGCGGTGTGCTTGCCTTCCTGGCGACGGGCGCTGTCACGCTGGGTACCGGGAGCAAGCTCAGTGCGAAGGGCGCGGGCTTTCACGGTGGCACGTACGTGGCGGACATCGCGGTCGACGGGAATGACCAACCCATCAAGGGATGTCCCGCGAGCGGGCGGCCCGATTCGACGCGAGCGTTCAGCGGCGAAGGCCTGAACGCCGCCGCGAATTCACCCCGGGGTGTGGACAATGTCGCCAACGGCGGCGGCGGCGGCGTCTGTCTTCGCGCGGGTGGCGGCGGCGGTGGCAATGCAGGCGCGGGAGGGCGCGGGGGGAGTTCGGACAGTGCATCCGATGAGGGACGGGGAGCAGCCGCGGGGCAAGGGGGCGCTGCGCTCAACGCTTCACCCTTGATGCAGCTCCTCATGGGTGGCGGCGGAGGCGCGGGCCATGGTCGGAGCGCGTCGCCGACGCCTCGGGGTGGTCACGGCGGCGGAATCATCTTCGTCCGGGCGCAATCCTTGTCAGGGGGAATGTTGGACGCCTCCGGTGATGCGGGCGTCGCGAGCAACGAGGACGGAGCGGGAGGTGGTGGTGCCGGTGGCACCATTCACGCCCGCTTCCTGCACGCAACGCCATGTGGTGCCAGCAACTTCCTCGACGTCCGAGGCGGCGCTGGCGGGGCCACGACGCATGGTGGAGAGGGGTTGCGAGGACCAGGCGGAGGCGGAGGCGGAGGCCGGGTGCTCTTCCAGTCCCGAAACACGGCGACATGCGCGGTCAACGTCGCGAGTGGTGTTGCTGGCCTCGCTGTGGCGGGAAACCATCATGACGCGGTGCCGGGCAACAGCTCGTTTCCCTATGCGGGCACCGCGACCCTCATGGGTACGGAGTTCGTTGCCCCGGCTCAACCGACCATCACGGTCCCCGCTGGCTCCATCGTGACGAATAACCCCCTCCCCACGCTCAGTGGCATCAGCACGGCGAACTCGGAAGTGGTCATCTACGCGCTCGAGGGGGGCGTTGTGTCCGGGGTGGAGTACGGACGCGGCGTTGTTGGGAGCAACGGGAGTTTCTCCCTGACGCTCTCCCGGCCATTGCAAACGGGAGAAATTACGCACCTCGTGGCCGTGACGGAAGCCCAGGGGCTGCAAGGCGCGCCGAGCGCCTCGCGTGCCTTCACGGTCGACACAGAAGCCCCCGATACGTACTTCGCCGAGAACGGAGTTCCGGCTTCTCCCTCCAGGCTGTCCTCGGTGAGCTTCACCTTCGCATCGAACGAGCTGACGGGTATCACTTACCAGTGCCAGGTGGTGTCAGGGATTGGCACGACGGCTCCCTCCACGGGTTGGGAGCCTTGCGACAGTCCTTACACCACGACGACGACGCTCACGGATGGATTGACGTACACGATGTGGGTCCGTGCTCATGACGCGGCGGGGAACCGGGATCCAACACCCGCTCGATATTCCTGGCTCGTGGATTGGACGCGCCCCGAAACCGAATTCGCCGCTAACGGCACCCCGGGGGGGGCTTCCAACGTGGTCAACCCGGTGTTCCGATTCACGACGGAGGCGAACGCCACCTTTGAGTGCATCCTGGTCCCTCCTGGAGCAACGACGGCTCCCCTGGAGACCGACAGCCGATGGGCCGCGTGCACGAATCCCTATGTCGCGCCTACTCGGTCAGACAACACTGCGAACACACTGTGGGTTCGGGCGGTGGATGCGGCGGGGAACGTGGATGACACTCCTGCCACTTATTCGTGGACGGTGGACCTGCGCGACCCCGACACGGAGTTCACGGGGACGCTGCCCGAGCCGGTGAACAACCTTGAATCGGTGACCTTCACCTTCAGCTCGAACGAGTCGAATGTCATCTTCGAGTGCAGCTTGAACGGTGCGGGCTTTTCTCCATGCACGAGTGGAAGCAGCATCGCGACGACGGAACTGGAGGCTTCGTTCACGCTGCTGGTTCGGGCGAAGGACCCGGCGAACAATGTGGACAAGACGCCCGCCAGGTACGATTGGCGGACGGACAAGGTTCGTCCGGACACGGTGTTGCACACCACGATGGGCAGCTTGAGCAACGCGCTGCAGGCGGGCTTCGACTTCAACTCTCCTGACGCGGACGTGGTGGGCTTTGAGTGCATTCTGGCGTCGCCGTCGACAGCGCCGATGCCGGACGAAGAGGACGCGCGTTGGGCGGGCTGTGCTGCCTCGTACCTGACGCCCGAGTTGACGCACAACACCACCTACCGGCTGTGGGTTCGGGCGGTGGATGCGGCGGGGAACGTGGATGGCATGCCTGCCAGCCATGAGTGGCGGGTGGACCTGGAGCCTCCGGATACGGAACTCACGGCGCCACTGCCCGCGCCGGTGAACAACCAGACTTCGGTGCCCTTCACGTTCAGCTCGAACGACCCGCAGGCCACCTTCGAGTGCAGCCTGAATGGGGCGCCCTTCGCCACGTGCACGAGTGGAATCATCGTTCAGACACCGGGTGCGGATGCGCCGTTCCGGTTCCTGGTTCGGGCGAGGGATACGGCGGGCAACGTGGACCCGACGCCAGCCGCCTACTCGTGGCGGACGGACAAGGTTCGTCCGGACACGGTGTTGCACACCACGATGGGCAGCTTGAGCAACGCGCTGCAGGCGGGCTTCGACTTCAACTCTCCTGACGCGGACGTGGTGGGCTTTGAGTGCATTCTGGCGTCGCCGTCGACAGCGCCGATGCCGGACGAAGAGGACGCGCGTTGGGCGGGCTGTGCTGCCTCGTACCTGACGCCCGAGTTGACGCACAACACCACCTACCGGCTGTGGGTTCGGGCGGTGGATGCGGCGGGGAACGTGGATGGCATGCCTGCCAGCCATGAGTGGCGGGTGGACCTGGAGCCTCCGGATACGGAGCTCACGGCGCCACTGCCCGCGCCGGTGAACAACCAGACTTCGGTGCCCTTCACGTTCAGCTCGAACGACCCGCAGGCCACCTTCGAGTGCAGCCTGAATGGGGCGCCCTTCGCCACGTGCACGAGTGGAATCATCGTTCAGACACCGGGTGCGGATGCGCCGTTCCGGTTCCTGGTTCGGGCGAGAGATACGGCGGGCAACGTGGACCCGACGCCGGCCGCCTACTCGTGGCGGACGGACAAGGTTCGTCCGGACACACAAGTGGTGGCCTTGGTGGATTCACCGAGCAATGCACTGCGTGCCCGGTTCAACCTGTCGTCTCCCGACACAGACGTGGTGGGCTTCCAGTGCATCCTGGTTCGACCTTCGTCGACCACGATGCCTGAAGAAGATGATGAGGACTGGGAGGCCTGCGGGGCCTCACACCTGACGTCCGAGTTGATCACCAGCACGTACACACTCTGGGCAAGAGCCGTGGATGCCGCGGGCAATGTAGATGCCACGCCCGCTGGTGCGACATGGACGGTGGACCGAGATCCTCCGGACACGGTGATCACGTCCAAGCCGGACGCGTTGACGGGCGAGCCGACGACGGCCTTCGCGTTCCGCGGAGGGGATAACGATACGGACGTCGTGGGCTTCGAGTGTAGCTATGACGGACGAGACTTCTTGCCATGCGAGAGTCCCTTTGCCCTCCCGAATCCTCCAGGCATCCCGGTCTATGCGGAGGGTGATCACAGCATGCTCATCCGGGCTGTCGATGCGGCTGGGAACCGGGATGAGACCCCGGCCAACCACATCTGGAGGTTGGTGGTGGGGGACCCGGTGACCTATTTTCAGACGGCGCCCCCGACGGTGACTCGGCAAACCAGCGCGTCGTTCAGCTTCACCTCCAATCTGACCACCGTGATCTATGCGTGCCAGTTGGACGACGAGCCGCGTGAGGAAGACTGCGCGACCTCGGAGTCGCCGACCAAGCCGTATACGGGACTTGCCGAAGGGGGACACACCTTGAGAGTGTGGGCCCGAGGAGGGGGGCGAGAGGCCTCGTCGCCCTCGGTTTATAACTGGACCGTCGACCTGACGGGGCCGGTGGCGCCGGTCATCAACGTTCCTGCTCAGAACGATGTCTACTTCAACGTCCAGTGGCCTCAATTCAGTGGACGCGTTTCCGAACGCGGAACCTTCATCATCAAGATGGATGGCGACATCGTAGGCACGTTCCAGGTCTCGGAGCAGTCGTTGTCGTGGAGCTTCGAAAGCCCGGTGCAACTGGCGGATGGGCCCCATGTGCTGGCCGTCTCGCTGACCGATGCCGTAGGCAACGACGGTGCGGAAGCCTTTCGAACGTTTACTGTCGACGCGACGAAGCCGGAAACTCGACTCACCGCGGCCCCGCCACACCTGACGAATCAGCCGCGCGCGGTCTTCCAGTTCGAATCGAATGAGGTAGGCACGACGTTCGAGTGCAGCCTGGATGGCGGTGCCTTCGCGTCGTGTACTGGCCCCAACTCTCATGAAGTCACGGTGGGGGATGCACTTCACACGTTCGCGGTGCGTGCCGTCGACCGCGCCGGCAACGTCGCGGATGTGCAGGGCGCGCACGAGTGGCGCGTGGACTCGGTGGCACCGACGACCAACATCATTGAAATGCCTGTCGCGGATACGAACGTGGCGCGGGCGGTCTTCCGTTTCGAGTCCGACGAGTCGTTCGTGAATTTCGAGTGCAGCATCGACGGTGCTGCGTTCGACAACTGTCCCCCTGCGTACACGTGGGATGGCGTGCCGGAAGGCGAGCACCGCATCGAGGTTCGTGCTCGCGATGAGGCTGGCAACGTGGATGCAACGCCTGCGGTGCATGTCTGGCGTTTGGACACGACGCCTCCCCTGGTGCCGGTGGTGAGTTCGCCCGCGCCCGAGGCGGTCGTGGGCTCGCTCACGCCGACGTTCCAGGGAAGCGCCGAGCCTGGGAGTGAGGTTCTGCTCTTCGTTGACGGGCTCGACTTTGGCAGTGCGCGTGTCGAACCCACCGGGCAGTGGCGCCTGACGTTGACCCGGGCCATCAGCGAGGGAGACCACCGATTCAGTGCCTTGGCCCGGGATGCCGCGGGGAACGAAAGCGAGCGCTCGGCAGAGAGCGCCTTCAAGGTGGATCCCTCCATCAACATCATCCGGGCGGTCAGTTCCCGCGGTGGCGGATTGAGCTGTGCCGCGGGAGGGCGGGGGAGTGCGCCCCTTCTGCTCCTGGGGTGGGGCGTACTGGTGCTGATGGCTGCCCGGAGGCGCCGCGTGTGA
- a CDS encoding OmpA family protein yields MRRKELLHRGLALALALTSLSAGAQEAPVLRGFDLERLELNPGAEGSLLVGMGELLPVGAFRATVMMHYAHQPLVYMDNLIREQPEVAIVSGRTTAHLAAAYAPLDWLQVGLQVPMVAFQGGDDVGMARYGIAVPASQALSTPVVSARFGLLRQTEAGGVDLALDVAAGLPLGSEGAFARDDSGLRLSPRVMVGRHFGFIRAGLEVGYLQRPRVLLTDRTGETEDEVGQELRLGVALATTGKRLRWELNVRGMLPLTDQPTSVELLPGARYLVGSSLEMFALAGVGVGAAPGTPLFRLMVGGAFGNVTPPRGPGESSVRCEMGLPPEAKIQECPDMDEDGDGVRNADDKCPLVPGDVARQGCSAQDTDGDGIEDMLDGCPLEHGPAARQGCPIPDQDGDEVPDEIDSCPSDPGPADNRGCPVRDTDGDGIDNDKDECPNEAGPIERNGCPESDTDKDGVPNRADSCVNEPGDAKNLGCPLHILPLVEIRPDRLVVMGKVFFEPTQARIQKRSYELLDWVARVIREHPEIPLVVVGAHTDDRGFPDDNRRLSQGRAEAVRQYLIGRDIAPERLKALGYGQERPIDSNATSNGRENNRRVEFLLADPQQDKSERGQR; encoded by the coding sequence ATGAGAAGAAAAGAGCTCCTGCACCGCGGGCTCGCGCTGGCACTCGCGCTGACGTCGCTGTCCGCCGGGGCGCAGGAAGCACCCGTGTTGCGAGGCTTCGACCTGGAGCGCCTGGAGCTGAATCCCGGCGCGGAGGGTTCGCTCCTCGTCGGCATGGGCGAACTGCTTCCCGTGGGGGCGTTCCGCGCGACGGTGATGATGCACTACGCACATCAGCCGCTCGTCTACATGGACAACCTCATTCGCGAGCAGCCCGAGGTGGCCATCGTCTCTGGACGCACCACGGCGCATCTGGCTGCCGCGTATGCCCCGTTGGACTGGCTCCAGGTGGGCCTGCAGGTTCCCATGGTGGCGTTCCAGGGCGGCGATGACGTTGGCATGGCGCGTTATGGGATTGCCGTGCCCGCCAGTCAGGCGCTGTCCACGCCGGTGGTGAGCGCGCGCTTCGGCTTGCTGAGGCAGACGGAAGCGGGTGGGGTGGACCTGGCCCTGGATGTGGCGGCGGGGCTGCCGCTGGGCAGCGAGGGGGCCTTTGCCCGCGATGATAGCGGGCTCCGCTTGTCGCCGCGGGTGATGGTGGGACGGCACTTCGGCTTCATCCGCGCGGGCCTGGAGGTTGGCTATCTGCAGCGCCCGCGCGTGCTGCTGACGGACCGCACGGGCGAAACCGAGGATGAGGTGGGCCAGGAGCTGCGCCTGGGCGTGGCGTTGGCCACGACGGGCAAGCGGTTGCGCTGGGAGCTCAACGTCCGGGGCATGCTGCCGCTGACGGATCAGCCGACCTCGGTGGAGTTGCTTCCTGGCGCTCGCTACCTGGTGGGCTCGTCGCTGGAGATGTTCGCGCTGGCGGGCGTGGGCGTGGGCGCGGCGCCCGGCACGCCGCTGTTCCGGCTGATGGTGGGCGGGGCTTTCGGCAACGTGACGCCGCCGCGGGGCCCGGGTGAGTCCTCGGTCCGGTGTGAGATGGGGCTGCCGCCCGAGGCGAAGATTCAAGAGTGCCCGGACATGGACGAGGACGGCGACGGCGTGCGTAACGCCGACGACAAGTGCCCGCTGGTGCCGGGAGACGTGGCGCGCCAGGGGTGCTCGGCTCAGGACACGGACGGCGACGGAATCGAAGACATGTTGGACGGCTGCCCGCTGGAGCACGGTCCCGCCGCGCGCCAGGGCTGCCCGATTCCGGACCAGGACGGTGACGAGGTCCCCGACGAAATCGACAGTTGCCCGTCGGACCCGGGGCCCGCGGACAACCGGGGCTGCCCGGTGCGGGACACCGACGGCGACGGCATCGACAACGACAAGGACGAGTGCCCGAACGAGGCCGGTCCCATCGAGCGCAATGGCTGCCCGGAGTCGGACACGGACAAGGATGGCGTGCCCAACCGCGCGGACAGCTGTGTGAATGAGCCGGGGGACGCCAAGAACCTGGGCTGCCCGCTGCACATCCTGCCGCTGGTGGAGATTCGTCCGGACCGCCTGGTGGTGATGGGCAAGGTCTTCTTCGAGCCGACGCAGGCACGCATCCAGAAGCGCTCCTATGAATTGCTGGATTGGGTGGCGCGCGTCATCCGAGAGCACCCGGAGATTCCGCTCGTCGTGGTGGGCGCGCACACGGACGACCGGGGCTTCCCGGACGACAACCGCCGCCTGTCGCAGGGGCGTGCGGAGGCCGTGCGCCAGTACCTCATCGGCCGGGATATCGCGCCCGAGCGGCTGAAGGCCCTGGGCTACGGTCAGGAGCGCCCCATCGACAGCAACGCGACGTCGAACGGCCGTGAGAACAACCGCCGCGTGGAGTTCCTGCTGGCGGACCCACAGCAAGACAAGTCCGAGCGCGGTCAGCGCTGA
- the tssI gene encoding type VI secretion system tip protein TssI/VgrG, which yields MIANAALKANQAEFEFQAGPFTAGELAVLGFEAEETLSQPYAVEVALAARPDVDVDEKALLGQDARLTVMLGDGTARFFHGIVSRMSRWDEGNGPERRRYRATVVPRLWTLRHRRKSRIYQEMTVPDIVHKVLDEAKVEHRLALTGEYPKRDYCVQYRESDLDFVSRLLEEEGIFYFFEHGEDAHMMVIGDGASANPEMQGESKLVFRERSQMVASQEYVHELVSRMEVQPGAVALRDYNFLRPAQDLGASSEAEDGEAALEIYDYPGRYEEPAPGRSLAKVRLEELRARAETVTGASYSRRICVGHSFELAEHPDESANRKYLPVSVRHLGHQSEALSIEQGSLRSREDYRNEFLCQPAEVPFRPPRVTPRPVIPGAQTAIVVGPSGEEIHTDEHGRIKVQFHWDREGKNNDKSSCWIRVSQAWAGPGWGALYLPRIGHEVVVEFLEGDPDRPIVTGSVYNGANPTPIDLPGSKTQSTLRSSSSPGGAGSNELRFEDAAGSELVYLHAQKDFNIVVENDKTQEVRGNETLLVRKDRSRVIEGNQALLVKKNDDSTVTGNQTLAVTQNRSTTVGGNHTEAVAGDQSISVSGNQALTVAMASAETVALGKMLNVGGALAVTVGAAFNELVGGLKSEQVGGAKVEVVGAKKSETVKGARTLQVGGDLSEEVGKSRTLKVDKDMLVSVAGKVNHAAKDAYTLSAKEISLVAQEQFTLKVGSATLQVKKNGDVVIKGAKIEVTATGDVVIKGSKISEN from the coding sequence ATGATCGCGAACGCCGCCTTGAAAGCCAACCAGGCTGAGTTCGAGTTCCAGGCAGGGCCCTTCACCGCCGGAGAGCTGGCCGTCCTTGGCTTTGAAGCCGAGGAGACGCTGTCCCAGCCCTACGCGGTGGAGGTCGCACTGGCCGCCCGGCCGGACGTGGACGTGGATGAGAAGGCGCTGCTGGGCCAGGACGCGCGGCTCACCGTCATGCTCGGAGACGGCACCGCGCGCTTCTTCCACGGCATCGTGTCGCGCATGTCACGGTGGGATGAAGGCAATGGCCCGGAGCGCCGCCGCTACCGCGCCACCGTGGTGCCGCGGCTGTGGACGCTGCGCCACCGCCGCAAGAGCCGCATCTACCAGGAGATGACCGTCCCGGACATCGTCCACAAGGTGCTGGATGAAGCCAAGGTGGAGCACCGGCTGGCGCTCACCGGCGAGTACCCCAAGCGCGACTACTGCGTGCAGTACCGCGAGTCCGACCTCGACTTCGTGTCCCGCCTCTTGGAGGAAGAAGGCATCTTCTACTTTTTCGAGCACGGCGAGGACGCCCACATGATGGTGATTGGCGACGGCGCCTCCGCCAATCCCGAGATGCAGGGCGAGTCCAAGCTTGTCTTCCGCGAGCGCAGCCAGATGGTCGCCTCGCAGGAGTACGTCCACGAGCTGGTCTCCCGCATGGAGGTGCAGCCCGGCGCGGTGGCCCTGCGCGACTACAACTTCCTGCGTCCCGCCCAGGACCTGGGTGCCAGCTCCGAGGCAGAGGACGGCGAGGCCGCGCTCGAAATCTACGACTACCCCGGCCGCTATGAAGAGCCCGCGCCCGGCCGCAGCCTGGCGAAGGTGCGCCTGGAGGAGCTGCGCGCGCGGGCGGAGACGGTGACGGGCGCCAGCTACAGCCGCCGCATCTGCGTGGGCCACTCCTTCGAACTGGCGGAGCACCCGGACGAGTCCGCCAACCGCAAGTACCTGCCCGTCTCCGTGCGGCACCTGGGCCACCAGTCGGAGGCGCTGAGCATCGAGCAGGGCTCGCTGCGCAGCCGGGAGGACTACCGCAACGAATTCCTCTGCCAGCCCGCGGAGGTGCCCTTCCGCCCGCCGCGCGTGACGCCGCGGCCGGTGATTCCGGGCGCGCAGACGGCCATCGTGGTGGGCCCCAGCGGTGAGGAGATCCACACCGACGAGCACGGCCGCATCAAGGTCCAGTTCCACTGGGACCGCGAGGGCAAGAACAACGACAAGAGCTCGTGCTGGATCCGCGTCAGCCAGGCCTGGGCGGGCCCGGGCTGGGGCGCCCTGTACCTGCCGCGCATCGGCCATGAGGTCGTCGTCGAGTTCCTCGAGGGCGACCCGGACCGGCCCATCGTCACCGGCAGCGTCTACAACGGGGCGAATCCGACGCCCATCGACCTGCCCGGCAGCAAGACGCAGAGCACGCTGCGCTCCAGCTCCAGCCCCGGCGGCGCGGGCTCCAACGAGCTGCGCTTCGAGGACGCGGCCGGCAGCGAGCTCGTCTATCTGCACGCGCAGAAGGACTTCAACATCGTCGTGGAGAACGACAAGACGCAGGAGGTCCGCGGCAACGAGACGTTGCTGGTGCGCAAGGACCGCTCCCGCGTCATCGAGGGCAACCAGGCCCTGCTGGTGAAGAAGAACGACGACAGCACCGTCACCGGCAACCAGACGCTGGCCGTCACGCAGAATCGCTCCACCACCGTGGGCGGCAACCACACCGAAGCGGTGGCCGGGGACCAGTCCATCAGCGTCAGCGGCAACCAGGCCCTCACGGTGGCCATGGCCTCCGCGGAGACGGTGGCCCTGGGGAAGATGCTCAACGTGGGCGGCGCGCTCGCCGTCACCGTGGGCGCCGCCTTCAACGAACTGGTGGGCGGCCTCAAGTCCGAACAGGTGGGCGGCGCCAAGGTGGAGGTCGTCGGCGCCAAGAAGTCCGAGACGGTCAAGGGCGCCCGCACGCTCCAGGTCGGCGGGGACCTCTCCGAAGAGGTGGGTAAGTCCCGCACGCTCAAGGTGGACAAGGACATGCTGGTCAGCGTGGCCGGCAAGGTGAACCACGCCGCCAAGGACGCCTACACACTGTCCGCAAAGGAAATCTCACTGGTTGCCCAGGAGCAGTTCACCCTCAAGGTTGGCTCCGCCACGCTCCAGGTGAAGAAGAACGGGGACGTGGTCATCAAGGGCGCCAAGATTGAGGTCACCGCGACGGGCGACGTCGTCATCAAGGGCTCCAAGATTTCCGAGAACTAG
- the tssJ gene encoding type VI secretion system lipoprotein TssJ gives MVIALAAALSGSAGCVKRVPQACETPPPFQVVVDASEQLNPDARGRSLPTVVQIVQLKDSVRLERAGFKDLWGKPEEFLKEDLLQVAELVIPPGRQVKRWVQRDPKARFVLAMGHFRQPLGYSWRTVAALPVVEEARCVERPAGDQGDPKPGDEVFRYRLQGYQIDLMFRPMTQAPEPRLQPQAGDGVSPRRGV, from the coding sequence GTGGTCATCGCGCTCGCGGCCGCCTTGAGCGGGAGCGCGGGCTGCGTGAAGCGTGTGCCCCAGGCGTGTGAGACGCCGCCGCCGTTCCAGGTGGTGGTGGATGCGTCGGAGCAGCTCAATCCCGACGCGCGCGGGCGCTCGCTGCCCACCGTGGTGCAGATCGTCCAGCTCAAGGACAGCGTCCGGCTGGAGCGCGCGGGCTTCAAGGACCTGTGGGGCAAGCCGGAGGAGTTCCTCAAGGAGGACCTGCTCCAGGTGGCCGAGCTGGTGATTCCGCCCGGCCGCCAGGTGAAGCGCTGGGTGCAGCGTGATCCGAAGGCCCGCTTCGTCCTGGCCATGGGGCACTTCCGGCAGCCGCTGGGCTATTCGTGGCGAACGGTGGCGGCGCTCCCCGTGGTGGAGGAAGCGCGCTGCGTGGAGCGCCCCGCGGGTGACCAGGGCGACCCGAAGCCGGGGGACGAGGTCTTCCGCTACCGGCTGCAAGGCTATCAGATTGACCTGATGTTCCGGCCCATGACGCAGGCGCCGGAGCCTCGACTCCAACCCCAAGCAGGCGACGGCGTGTCGCCGCGGAGAGGTGTATGA